From a region of the Malania oleifera isolate guangnan ecotype guangnan chromosome 12, ASM2987363v1, whole genome shotgun sequence genome:
- the LOC131144599 gene encoding transcription factor CSA-like, which yields MGFQILNISSLEHRNKAWDSDQPMESRGTNRTCTGSHGYNELDQQKRPTYINVNVVEEARFGVGRSGRTKVCARGHWRPAEDAKLKDLVAQYGPQNWNLIAEKLEGRAGKSCRLRWFNQLDPKINKMAFGEEEEERLLAVHRMYGNKWAMIARLFPGRTDNAVKNHWHVIMARKHREQFSVCRRRDKACSSRGVIRNRIGFDVCHQMSKACSESTISSTLDESSSTCTSLSLSTSSARLPAFSSSSSIHQHQPCGFHIGQFGEKVGTMSNGSLGSFYSMGKSCSGHFGPVENAMEFDLDLDQFEHPKIDYFREAPTETANLELNNHMFGKNEKGNEENINTSFIDFLGVGTT from the exons ATGGGCTTTCAGATTTTGAACATTTCATCGCTGGAGCATCGGAACAAAGCTTGGGATTCTGATCAGCCGATGGAAAGCAGGGGAACAAACAGAACATGTACTGGAAGTCATGGGTATAATGAGCTTGATCAGCAGAAAAGGCCTACTTATATTAATGTAAATGTGGTAGAGGAAGCTAGATTTGGAGTGGGCAGAAGTGGGCGTACAAAAGTTTGTGCCAGAGGCCACTGGAGACCAGCTGAAGATGCCAAGCTCAAAGACCTTGTTGCCCAGTATGGTCCTCAAAACTGGAACTTGATTGCTGAAAAGCTTGAAGGAAGAGCAG GTAAAAGTTGCAGGCTGAGGTGGTTCAACCAGTTAGATCCAAAGATTAATAAGATGGCATTCggtgaggaagaagaagaaaggctTTTGGCTGTCCATAGAATGTACGGGAATAAATGGGCTATGATTGCTAGGCTGTTCCCCGGGAGGACTGATAATGCAGTTAAGAACCATTGGCACGTAATCATGGCTAGGAAACACAGAGAGCAATTCAGCGTTTGTAGGAGGAGAGATAAAGCCTGCTCTTCCCGAGGAGTAATACGGAACAGGATTGGGTTTGATGTGTGTCATCAAATGAGCAAAGCATGCAGTGAATCTACCATCTCTAGCACTCTTGATGAATCTTCCTCAACGTGCACTAGTCTTTCCCTCTCAACCTCTTCTGCCAGACTGCCTGCTTTTTCCAGCTCAAGTTCTATTCACCAGCACCAACCTTGTGGATTCCATATAG GCCAATTTGGAGAAAAGGTAGGGACAATGAGCAATGGGAGTTTGGGTAGTTTCTACAGCATGGGTAAAAGTTGCAGTGGTCATTTTGGGCCAGTGGAAAATGCAATGGAATTTGATCTGGACTTGGATCAATTTGAGCATCCAAAGATAGACTACTTCAGAGAAGCGCCTACGGAAACAGCTAACTTGGAGCTCAACAATCACATGTTTGggaaaaatgaaaagggaaatgaggAGAACATCAACACGTCTTTCATTGATTTCCTTGGGGTGGGAACCACTTGA